The Apium graveolens cultivar Ventura chromosome 6, ASM990537v1, whole genome shotgun sequence genome contains a region encoding:
- the LOC141667149 gene encoding G-type lectin S-receptor-like serine/threonine-protein kinase B120 isoform X1, which yields MQLLEKMVSARRPSSFQQLKILIFLFIFYNLKVSFGLDTLSTGRPLYENEILISKVGKFELGFFSPGSSNNSYVGIWYNYKYIQDREIVWVANRETPIRKNSNPRLVLDADGSLIIFSDLNETIWALNISAGLSSVPKKGIIHDGGNFVLSDERTVIWQSFDYPTDTWLPGGKLGIDGSLINKEQQLTSWKDWDDPAPGNFSVGIDPGKSPELFMWMNQSQIVWRSGAWKGNTFDNFPSSLSNGLMYFSHFTSNQSNYFTLNISTSTTFRYTITYDGELRQWKGKLAEGSLWEVLSSYPSDTCNMFGLCGPNSFCKNKSSPPCICYKGFEPRFMEEWQSANWSGGCISTKPLQCFNEFNPVSGISMPINSRSLNLESSQICESACLGNCSCTAYAYNGGRCSLWSDDLLGSRVTDNSQEDLFVRSSEGRLARDKSKSKDSNIPIAVFIAIPLLIIVSLTCLFWRIWSKKHMKQEVGESNEDLLYLNLEISGTQYTDSNDIDADSTLGREKKVFNLPQFSFSSITAATNNFSPENKLGEGGFGPVYKVMFQGKLFDGNLVAVKRLSKRSGQGLEELRNETVLIAKLQHINLVRILGCCIDQDEKILIYEYMPNKSLDCFIFDPSKQVLLDWSKRVQIIEGIAQGLLYLHQHSRLRIVHRDLKASNILLDHEMIPKISDFGMARIFGGLQANTNRIMGTYGYMSPEYAMEGLFSIKSDVFAFGVLLLEILRGKKSTGFYHSDCLSLLGYAWELWRTDRALELIDSTLELPTSFLTLRYIHVGLLCVQESPADRPTMCDVLAMFGNELFKLVSPKRPAFTSGGSVSSGIDKAGHCSVDNILTVSVMDGR from the exons ATGCAACTCCTTGAGAAAATGGTTTCAGCCAGAAGACCATCTTCATTTCAGCAGCTCAAAATTCTCATCTTTCTTTTTATCTTTTACAACTTAAAGGTTAGCTTTGGATTGGACACCTTATCAACAGGTCGTCCGCTCTATGAAAACGAGATTTTGATCTCCAAAGTTGGCAAATTTGAACTGGGATTTTTCTCCCCAGGCAGTTCAAATAATTCTTATGTTGGTATATGGTACAATTACAAATACATCCAAGATAGAGAAATAGTTTGGGTTGCTAACAGAGAGACGCCTATCCGCAAAAACTCCAACCCCAGACTGGTACTAGACGCGGATGGAAGTTTGATAATCTTTAGTGATTTGAATGAGACAATTTGGGCTCTAAATATTTCTGCTGGTTTAAGTTCAGTTCCTAAAAAGGGCATAATTCATGACGGCGGAAATTTTGTTTTGAGTGATGAACGCACTGTGATATGGCAGAGCTTTGACTATCCCACAGATACTTGGTTGCCTGGTGGGAAACTTGGAATTGATGGGAGCTTGATTAACAAAGAACAGCAACTCACTTCTTGGAAAGACTGGGATGATCCAGCTCCGGGGAATTTCTCTGTAGGAATAGATCCAGGTAAAAGTCCTGAACTTTTTATGTGGATGAACCAGTCACAGATAGTGTGGAGGAGTGGAGCTTGGAAAGGCAACACCTTTGATAATTTTCCTAGTTCTTTATCAAATGGTCTGATGTATTTCAGCCATTTCACAAGTAATCAGTCTAATTATTTTACTTTGAATATATCTACGTCCACCACATTTCGGTATACCATTACTTATGATGGAGAGCTACGTCAATGGAAAGGGAAGCTTGCAGAGGGTAGTCTGTGGGAAGTGCTGTCGTCGTATCCTAGTGATACCTGTAACATGTTTGGTCTTTGTGGTCCTAATTCATTTTGCAAAAATAAGAGTAGTCCTCCTTGTATATGTTATAAAGGTTTTGAACCACGTTTCATGGAAGAGTGGCAGTCTGCTAATTGGTCTGGTGGATGTATCAGTACTAAGCCACTGCAGTGCTTTAATGAATTTAATCCTGTATCTGGAATATCAATGCCTATAAACTCACGATCTCTGAATTTAGAAAGCTCTCAGATTTGTGAGTCTGCATGTTTGGGCAATTGCTCATGCACTGCTTATGCGTACAATGGTGGCAGATGTTCATTATGGTCGGATGATCTACTGGGTTCTCGAGTAACAGACAACTCTCAAGAAGATCTATTTGTCAGATCTTCTGAGGGTCGTTTAGCAA GGGATAAATCGAAATCAAAGGATTCAAATATTCCAATTGCAGTGTTCATTGCCATTCCACTTCTCATCATTGTTTCATTAACTTGTTTGTTTTGGCGTATTTGGAGTAAAAAACATATGAAACAAG AGGTGGGGGAATCAAACGAGGATCTATTATATCTAAACTTGGAAATTAGCGGCACGCAATATACAGATAGCAATGACATCGATGCTGACAGCACCCTAGGAAGAGAGAAGAAAGTTTTCAATTTGCCACAGTTCAGTTTTTCAAGCATAACTGCTGCCACAAACAACTTCTCCCCTGAAAACAAGCTCGGAGAGGGTGGTTTTGGACCAGTTTACAAG GTGATGTTTCAGGGTAAATTGTTTGATGGAAATTTAGTAGCAGTTAAAAGGCTTTCAAAAAGGTCTGGACAGGGTCTGGAAGAGCTAAGAAATGAAACAGTACTGATTGCCAAACTCCAGCACATAAATCTTGTTAGAATACTCGGATGCTGCATTGATCAAGATGAAAAGATTCTAATCTACGAGTACATGCCCAACAAAAGCTTAGATTGTTTTATTTTTG ATCCTAGTAAACAAGTTCTATTGGATTGGAGTAAAAGAGTTCAAATAATTGAAGGGATTGCACAAGGACTACTTTATCTCCATCAACATTCCAGACTACGTATAGTTCATAGAGACCTGAAGGCTAGTAATATTTTGTTGGATCATGAAATGATTCCTAAGATATCTGATTTCGGCATGGCAAGGATCTTTGGCGGACTGCAAGCAAATACTAACCGGATCATGGGAACTTA CGGCTATATGTCCCCAGAGTATGCCATGGAGGGCTTATTTTCTATAAAGTCTGATGTCTTTGCTTTCGGTGTTTTGCTACTGGAGATCCTCAGGGGGAAAAAGAGCACTGGTTTCTATCACTCAGATTGCCTCAGTCTTCTTGGATAT GCATGGGAATTGTGGAGAACTGATAGAGCGCTTGAGTTGATAGATTCAACTTTGGAGTTGCCTACCTCGTTCTTGACACTGAGATATATTCATGTCGGCCTCTTGTGCGTTCAAGAAAGTCCAGCTGATAGACCAACCATGTGTGATGTTTTAGCTATGTTTGGAAATGAGCTATTCAAACTGGTTTCTCCTAAACGCCCTGCTTTTACTTCTGGTGGCAGCGTAAGTTCGGGGATAGACAAAGCCGGGCATTGTTCAGTAGATAATATTTTAACTGTTTCAGTGATGGATGGTCGCTGA
- the LOC141663835 gene encoding G-type lectin S-receptor-like serine/threonine-protein kinase B120 has translation MSNLANLFLIFLLTITCPLFVNALSDCNGTCTTGDDCSGQLTCIDRKCNDDPDVGTDICKGGSAAPTPPPIGFTSNCNGPCNHLGDCLGQLICINRKCNDDPDMGTSLCKGGGESGEKKKTNGGLVALFIIIPLLICILLSYLAWHFWRKKHSKKEVDAESNENLLYLNLEVTTNKQYVDSSNLASGSTPEGERYDFNLPHFSFSSISAATNNFSPENKLGEGGFGPVYKGNLIDGNSVAVKRLSQRSGQGLQELRNETVLIAKLQHRNLVRIVGCCIEQDEKILIYEYLPNKSLDLFIFDPSKQFLLDWSRRVQIIEGIAQGLLYLHKHSRLRIVHRDMKASNILLDDEMNPKISDFGMARIFGEDELQANTNRIVGTYGYMSPEYAMEGLFSVKSDVFAFGVLLLEILSGKKNTGFRDSDCLSLLGYAWGLWKTERVLDLIDSNLELPSSFLPLRYIHVGLLCVQESPADRPTMSDVIAMFSNELIQLSSPNRPPFTTGGSIGSSSMTKKGDNFSVNDLSATVMHGR, from the exons ATGTCAAATCTCGCAAATCTTTTCCTTATATTTCTACTCACGATCACTTGTCCGCTTTTTGTTAATGCTTTGTCCGACTGCAATGGTACATGCACTACTGGAGATGACTGTTCCGGCCAACTTACCTGCATCGACAGAAAATGCAACGACGATCCTGACGTCGGAACTGATATATGTAAAGGAGGATCAGCAGCACCGACTCCTCCGCCTATCGGATTCACCTCCAACTGCAATGGTCCATGCAATCACCTAGGCGACTGCTTGGGCCAGCTTATTTGCATTAATCGTAAATGCAACGACGATCCCGACATGGGAACTAGTTTATGTAAAGGAGGAGGAG AATCAGGAGAGAAAAAGAAGACAAATGGTGGTCTAGTGGCATTGTTCATTATCATTCCACTTCTCATCTGCATTTTGTTGAGTTATCTAGCGTGGCATTTCTGGAGGAAAAAACATAGCAAAAAAG AGGTAGATGCGGAATCAAACGAGAATCTGTTATATCTTAATCTTGAGGTTACCACCAACAAGCAGTACGTAGATAGCAGTAACTTGGCCAGTGGCAGCACACCAGAAGGGGAGAGATATGATTTTAATTTGCCACATTTCAGTTTTTCGAGCATATCTGCTGCAACAAACAACTTCTCTCCTGAAAATAAGCTCGGAGAGGGTGGTTTTGGACCTGTTTACAAG GGCAACTTGATTGACGGGAACTCGGTAGCGGTTAAAAGACTTTCACAAAGGTCTGGACAAGGTCTGCAAGAGCTGAGAAATGAAACGGTTTTAATTGCCAAACTCCAGCACAGGAATCTTGTTAGAATTGTGGGATGCTGCATTGAGCAAGATGAAAAAATACTGATCTACGAGTACCTGCCCAACAAAAGCCTGGATCTCTTTATTTTTG ATCCTAGTAAACAATTTCTATTGGATTGGAGCAGACGTGTTCAAATAATTGAAGGTATTGCTCAAGGACTTCTGTATCTCCATAAACATTCTAGACTACGTATAGTTCACCGAGATATGAAGGCTAGTAACATTTTGTTGGATGACGAGATGAATCCAAAGATATCTGATTTTGGCATGGCAAGAATATTTGGAGAAGATGAGCTGCAAGCAAACACCAACCGGATTGTGGGAACTTA CGGTTATATGTCTCCAGAGTATGCCATGGAGGGCTTATTTTCAGTAAAGTCTGATGTCTTTGCCTTCGGTGTCTTGCTACTGGAGATTCTGAGTGGGAAAAAGAACACTGGTTTTCGCGACTCAGACTGTCTCAGTCTTCTTGGATAT GCATGGGGGCTGTGGAAAACCGAGAGGGTACTTGACTTGATAGATTCAAATCTGGAATTACCTTCTTCGTTTTTGCCACTAAGATATATTCACGTGGGTCTGTTGTGCGTTCAAGAAAGTCCAGCTGACAGACCAACAATGTCTGATGTCATAGCTATGTTCAGCAATGAGCTCATCCAGTTAAGTTCTCCCAATCGCCCTCCATTTACAACTGGTGGCAGCATAGGTTCAAGTTCAATGACAAAAAAAGGCGATAACTTTTCAGTTAATGATTTATCGGCTACAGTGATGCATGGTCGCTGA
- the LOC141667149 gene encoding G-type lectin S-receptor-like serine/threonine-protein kinase B120 isoform X2 yields MQLLEKMVSARRPSSFQQLKILIFLFIFYNLKVSFGLDTLSTGRPLYENEILISKVGKFELGFFSPGSSNNSYVGIWYNYKYIQDREIVWVANRETPIRKNSNPRLVLDADGSLIIFSDLNETIWALNISAGLSSVPKKGIIHDGGNFVLSDERTVIWQSFDYPTDTWLPGGKLGIDGSLINKEQQLTSWKDWDDPAPGNFSVGIDPGKSPELFMWMNQSQIVWRSGAWKGNTFDNFPSSLSNGLMYFSHFTSNQSNYFTLNISTSTTFRYTITYDGELRQWKGKLAEGSLWEVLSSYPSDTCNMFGLCGPNSFCKNKSSPPCICYKGFEPRFMEEWQSANWSGGCISTKPLQCFNEFNPVSGISMPINSRSLNLESSQICESACLGNCSCTAYAYNGGRCSLWSDDLLGSRVTDNSQEDLFVRSSEGRLARDKSKSKDSNIPIAVFIAIPLLIIVSLTCLFWRIWSKKHMKQEVGESNEDLLYLNLEISGTQYTDSNDIDADSTLGREKKVFNLPQFSFSSITAATNNFSPENKLGEGGFGPVYKGKLFDGNLVAVKRLSKRSGQGLEELRNETVLIAKLQHINLVRILGCCIDQDEKILIYEYMPNKSLDCFIFDPSKQVLLDWSKRVQIIEGIAQGLLYLHQHSRLRIVHRDLKASNILLDHEMIPKISDFGMARIFGGLQANTNRIMGTYGYMSPEYAMEGLFSIKSDVFAFGVLLLEILRGKKSTGFYHSDCLSLLGYAWELWRTDRALELIDSTLELPTSFLTLRYIHVGLLCVQESPADRPTMCDVLAMFGNELFKLVSPKRPAFTSGGSVSSGIDKAGHCSVDNILTVSVMDGR; encoded by the exons ATGCAACTCCTTGAGAAAATGGTTTCAGCCAGAAGACCATCTTCATTTCAGCAGCTCAAAATTCTCATCTTTCTTTTTATCTTTTACAACTTAAAGGTTAGCTTTGGATTGGACACCTTATCAACAGGTCGTCCGCTCTATGAAAACGAGATTTTGATCTCCAAAGTTGGCAAATTTGAACTGGGATTTTTCTCCCCAGGCAGTTCAAATAATTCTTATGTTGGTATATGGTACAATTACAAATACATCCAAGATAGAGAAATAGTTTGGGTTGCTAACAGAGAGACGCCTATCCGCAAAAACTCCAACCCCAGACTGGTACTAGACGCGGATGGAAGTTTGATAATCTTTAGTGATTTGAATGAGACAATTTGGGCTCTAAATATTTCTGCTGGTTTAAGTTCAGTTCCTAAAAAGGGCATAATTCATGACGGCGGAAATTTTGTTTTGAGTGATGAACGCACTGTGATATGGCAGAGCTTTGACTATCCCACAGATACTTGGTTGCCTGGTGGGAAACTTGGAATTGATGGGAGCTTGATTAACAAAGAACAGCAACTCACTTCTTGGAAAGACTGGGATGATCCAGCTCCGGGGAATTTCTCTGTAGGAATAGATCCAGGTAAAAGTCCTGAACTTTTTATGTGGATGAACCAGTCACAGATAGTGTGGAGGAGTGGAGCTTGGAAAGGCAACACCTTTGATAATTTTCCTAGTTCTTTATCAAATGGTCTGATGTATTTCAGCCATTTCACAAGTAATCAGTCTAATTATTTTACTTTGAATATATCTACGTCCACCACATTTCGGTATACCATTACTTATGATGGAGAGCTACGTCAATGGAAAGGGAAGCTTGCAGAGGGTAGTCTGTGGGAAGTGCTGTCGTCGTATCCTAGTGATACCTGTAACATGTTTGGTCTTTGTGGTCCTAATTCATTTTGCAAAAATAAGAGTAGTCCTCCTTGTATATGTTATAAAGGTTTTGAACCACGTTTCATGGAAGAGTGGCAGTCTGCTAATTGGTCTGGTGGATGTATCAGTACTAAGCCACTGCAGTGCTTTAATGAATTTAATCCTGTATCTGGAATATCAATGCCTATAAACTCACGATCTCTGAATTTAGAAAGCTCTCAGATTTGTGAGTCTGCATGTTTGGGCAATTGCTCATGCACTGCTTATGCGTACAATGGTGGCAGATGTTCATTATGGTCGGATGATCTACTGGGTTCTCGAGTAACAGACAACTCTCAAGAAGATCTATTTGTCAGATCTTCTGAGGGTCGTTTAGCAA GGGATAAATCGAAATCAAAGGATTCAAATATTCCAATTGCAGTGTTCATTGCCATTCCACTTCTCATCATTGTTTCATTAACTTGTTTGTTTTGGCGTATTTGGAGTAAAAAACATATGAAACAAG AGGTGGGGGAATCAAACGAGGATCTATTATATCTAAACTTGGAAATTAGCGGCACGCAATATACAGATAGCAATGACATCGATGCTGACAGCACCCTAGGAAGAGAGAAGAAAGTTTTCAATTTGCCACAGTTCAGTTTTTCAAGCATAACTGCTGCCACAAACAACTTCTCCCCTGAAAACAAGCTCGGAGAGGGTGGTTTTGGACCAGTTTACAAG GGTAAATTGTTTGATGGAAATTTAGTAGCAGTTAAAAGGCTTTCAAAAAGGTCTGGACAGGGTCTGGAAGAGCTAAGAAATGAAACAGTACTGATTGCCAAACTCCAGCACATAAATCTTGTTAGAATACTCGGATGCTGCATTGATCAAGATGAAAAGATTCTAATCTACGAGTACATGCCCAACAAAAGCTTAGATTGTTTTATTTTTG ATCCTAGTAAACAAGTTCTATTGGATTGGAGTAAAAGAGTTCAAATAATTGAAGGGATTGCACAAGGACTACTTTATCTCCATCAACATTCCAGACTACGTATAGTTCATAGAGACCTGAAGGCTAGTAATATTTTGTTGGATCATGAAATGATTCCTAAGATATCTGATTTCGGCATGGCAAGGATCTTTGGCGGACTGCAAGCAAATACTAACCGGATCATGGGAACTTA CGGCTATATGTCCCCAGAGTATGCCATGGAGGGCTTATTTTCTATAAAGTCTGATGTCTTTGCTTTCGGTGTTTTGCTACTGGAGATCCTCAGGGGGAAAAAGAGCACTGGTTTCTATCACTCAGATTGCCTCAGTCTTCTTGGATAT GCATGGGAATTGTGGAGAACTGATAGAGCGCTTGAGTTGATAGATTCAACTTTGGAGTTGCCTACCTCGTTCTTGACACTGAGATATATTCATGTCGGCCTCTTGTGCGTTCAAGAAAGTCCAGCTGATAGACCAACCATGTGTGATGTTTTAGCTATGTTTGGAAATGAGCTATTCAAACTGGTTTCTCCTAAACGCCCTGCTTTTACTTCTGGTGGCAGCGTAAGTTCGGGGATAGACAAAGCCGGGCATTGTTCAGTAGATAATATTTTAACTGTTTCAGTGATGGATGGTCGCTGA